The Pseudochaenichthys georgianus unplaced genomic scaffold, fPseGeo1.2 scaffold_1459_arrow_ctg1, whole genome shotgun sequence nucleotide sequence GGTGAGTGGGTGCAGTACTACCTGGTGAGTGGGTGCAGTACTACTTGGTGAGTGGGTGCAGTACTACTTGGTGAGTGGGTGCAGTACTAGTTGGGGGACGTGGGTGCCAGTACTACTTGGTGAGTGGGTGCAGTACTACTTGGTGAGTGGGTGCAGTACTACTTGGTGAGTGGGTGCAGTACTACTTGGTGAGTGGGTGCAGTACTACCTGGTGAGTGGGTGCAGTACTACTTGGTGAGTGGGTGCAGTACTACTTGGTGAGTGGGTGCAGTACTACTTGGTGAGTGGGTGCAGTACTACTTGGGTGAGTGGGTGCAGTACTACCTGGTGAGTGGGTGCAGTACTACTTGGGTGAGTGGGTGCAGTACTACCTGGTGAGTGGGTGCAGTACTACTTGGGTGAGTGGGTGCAGTACTTTCATTTGAAACGCTGAAGTCAAACTGTTTTTATAATGGAAGTCTCTCGAAGATGAAAGCAGTCACttgtggagtacctcagggtagttgtttgggaccacttttattttctatttttacaaATGACCATTAGTGTTAGAAAAAGCTCAAATGGTAATGTGTGCAGATGACTCAACAATATGTTGTGCAGCATCAACGACAAGAGAGTGGACAAAGGTCATAAATAAAGATCTACGACTGATACCAGAGCGGGTCATACATAATATGCGGGGAAACTAAATCGTTATTAACGGGATGAAATCATCAGCTAGAAGGTGAACCAAAATATCAACCACATTTAAAGCATTTTGAAATCGAGCAGCTCAAGGAGACACCATGCTCGTATAACCCTGGGTCATAAATAACTTGGTCTGAACACACTGATAGTGCTGCATGTGAATGGGAAGGGGTCAGCAGACAGGTTCTGGATGCGTTGGTTCTGTAGGCGTTGGTTCTGGATGCGTTGGTTCTGTAGGCGTTGGTTCTGGATGCGTTGGTTCTGTAGGCGTTGGTTCTGGATGCGTTGGTTCTGGATGCGTTGGTTCTGTAGGCGTTGGTTCTGGATGCGTTGGTTCTGGATGCGTTGGTTCTGTAGGCGTTGGTTCTGGATGCGTTGGTTCTGGATGCGTTGGTTCTGTAGGCGTTGGTTCTGGATGCGTTGGTTCTGGATGCGTTGGTTCTGGATGCGTTGGTTCTGTAGGCGTTGGTTCTGGATGCGTTGGTTCTGGATGCGTTGGTTCTGTAGGCGTTGGTTCTGGAGGCGTTGGTTCTGGATGCGTTGGTTCTGTAGGCGTTGGTTCTGTAGGCGTTGGTTCTGGATGCGTTGGTTCTGGATGCGTTGGTTCTGGATGCGTTGGTTCTGTAGGCGTTGGTTCTGGATGCGTTGGTTCTGGATGCGTTGGTTCTGTAGGCGTTGGTTCTGGAGGCGTTGGTTCTGGATGCGTTGGTTCTGTGGCAGCTTGAGTATCGGTTGGTGACACGGTCGAGTGCTGCTGGAAAGGATTTCAACAAACGACAAGTAGCAGAGCATAAGGCAGCACGGTGTGCACTGAGCTCCTGCAGACCAGAGCCACTGGGACGCTGGAGACGCTGGGACGCTGGAGACGCTGGGACGCTGGGACCCTGGAGACGCTGGAGACGCTGAGACGCTGGAGACGCTGGAGACGCTGGAGACGCTGGAGAGACTGAGACGCTGGAGACCCTGGAGACGCTGGAGAGACTGGAGACGCTGGAGACGCTGGAGAGACTGAGACGCTGGAGACCCTGGAGACGCTGGAGAGACTGGAGACGCTGGAGACGCTGGAGAGACTGAGACGCTGGAGACCCTGGAGACGCTGGAGACACTGGAGACCCTGGAGACGCTGGAGAGACTGGAGACGCTGGAGACCCTGGAGACGCTGGAGACACTGGAGACGCTGGAGACGCTGGAGAGACTGAGACGCTGGAGACCCTGGAGACGCTGGAGAGACTGGAGACCCTGGAGACGCTGGAGACGCTGGAGACGCTGGGACGCTGGAGACGCTGGGACGCTGGGACGCTGGAGACGCTGGAGACACTGGAGACGCTGGGACGCTGGAGACGCTGGAGACACTGGAGACGCTGGAGACGCTGGGGACGCTGGGACGCTGGAGACGCTGGAGACGCTGGGACGCTGGAGACACTGGAGACGCTGGGACGCTGGAGACGCTGGGGACGCTGGAGACACTGGAGACGCTGGGACGCTGGAGACGCTGGAGACACTGGAGACGCTGGGACGCTGGAGACGCTGGAGACACTGGAGACGCTGGGACGCTGGAGACGCTGGAGACGCTGGAGACGCTGGGACGCTGGAGACGCTGGAGACGCTGGGACGCTGGAGACACTGGAGACGCTGGGACGCTGGAGACGCTGGAGACGCTGGGACGCTGGAGACACTGGAGACGCTGGGACGCTGGAGACACTGGAGACGCTGGGACGCTGGAGACGCTGGAGACGCTGGAGACACTGGAGACGCTGGGACGCTGGAGACGCTGGAGACGCTGGAGACACTGGAGACGCTGGGACGCTGGAGACGCTGGGACGCTGGAGACGCTGGAGACGCTGGGACGCTTAACCGTCAGACAGAGGTAACTTGTACTTCATTCCATGTCGTCAGAGATGTGACAGCGACTCGCTCAGCAGATGTATGATCACAACGGGTTATAGCGCAGGGTGCTCAACTTAAGCAGGGTTTGTATTTCCCAGAGCTAACCAGACGGGGGACAGAGAGCAGTCCAGACCTAACCAGACGGGGGACAGAGAGCAGTCCAGACCTAACCAGACGGGGGACAGAGAGCAGTCCAGACCTAACCAGACGGGGGACAGAGAGCAGTCCAGACCTAACCAGACGTGGGACAGAGAGCAGTCCAGAGCTAACCAGACGGGGGACAGAGAGCAGTCCAGAGCTAACCAGACGGGGGACAGAGAGCAGTCCAGACCTAACCAGACGGGGGACAGAGAGCAGTCCAGACCTAACCAGACGGGGGACAGAGAGCAGTCCAGACCTAACCAGACGGGGGACACAGAGCAGTCCAGACCTAACCAGACGGGGGACAGAGAGCAGTCCAGAGCTAACCAGACGGGGGACAGAGAGCAGTCCAGAGCTAACCAGACGGGGGACAGAGAGCAGTCCAGAGCTAACCAGACGGGGGACAGAGAGCAGTCCAGAGCTAACCAGACGTGGGACAGAGAGCAGTCCAGACCTAACCAGACGGGGGACAGAGAGCAGTCCAGAGCTAACCAGACGGGGGACAGAGAGCAGTCCAGAGCTAACCAGACGGGGGACAGAGAGCAGTCCAGACCTAACCAGACGGGGGACAGAGAGCAGTCCAGAGCTAACCAGACGGGGGACAGAGAGCAGTCCAGAGCTAACCAGACGGGGGACAGAGAGCAGTCCAGAGCTAACCAGACGGGGGACAGAGAGCAGTCCAGACCTAACCAGACGGGGGACAGAGAGCAGTCCAGACCTAACCAGACGTGGGACAGAGAGCAGTCCAGACCTAACCAGACGGGGGACAGAGAGCAGTCCAGAGCTAACCAGACGGGGGACAGAGAGCAGTCCAGAGCTAACCAGACGGGGGACAGAGAGCAGTCCAGACCTAACCAGACGGGGGACAGAGAGCAGTCCAGACCTAACCAGACGGGGGACACAGAGCAGTCCAGACCTAACCAGACGGGGGACACAGAGCAGTCCAGAGCTAACCAGACGGGGGACAGAGAGCAGTCCAGACCTAACCAGACGTGGGACAGAGAGCAGTCCAGACCTAACCAGACGGGGGACAGAGAGCAGTCCAGACCTAACCAGACGGGGGACAGAGAGCAGTCCAGAGCTAACCAGACGTGGGACAGAGAGCAGTCCAGACCTAACCAGACGGGGGACAGAGAGCAGTCCAGACCTAACCAGACGTGGGACAGAGAGCAGTCCAGAGCTAACCAGACGGGGGACAGAGAGCAGTCCAGACCTAACCAGACGGGGGACAGAGAGCAGTCCAGAGCTAACCAGACGGGGGACAGAGAGCAGTCCAGACCTAACCAGACGGGGGACAGAGAGCAGTCCAGAGCTAACCAGACGGGGGACAGAGAGCAGTCCAGACCTAACCAGACGGGGGACAGAGAGCAGTCCAGAGCTAACCAGACGGGGGACAGAGAGCAGTCCAGACCTAACCAGACGTGGGACAGAGAGCAGTCCAGACCTAACCAGACGGGGGACACAGAGCAGTCCAGACCTAACCAGACGGGGGACAGAGAGCAGTCCAGACCTAACCAGACGGGGGACAGAGAGCAGTCCAGAGCTAACCAGACGGGGGACAGAGAGCAGTCCAGACCTAACCAGACGGGGGACAGAGAGCAGTCCAGACCTAACCAGACGTGGGACAGAGAGCAGTCCAGACCTAACCAGACGGGGGACAGAGAGCAGTCCAGAGCTAACCAGACGGGGGACAGAGAGCAGTCCAGAGCTAACCAGACGGGGGACAGAGAGCAGTCCAGACCTAACCAGACGGGGGACAGAGAGCAGTCCAGACCTAACCAGACGGGGGACAGAGAGCAGTCCAGACCTAACCAGACGGGGGACAGAGAGCAGTCCAGACCTAACCAGACGGGGGACAGAGAGCAGTCCAGACCTAACCAGACGGGGGACAGAGAGCAGTCCAGACCTAACCAGACGGGGGACAGAGAGCAGTCCAGACCTAACCAGACGGGGGACAGAGAGCAGTCCAGACCTAACCAGACGGGGGACAGAGAGCAGTCCAGACCTAACCAGACGGGGGACACAGAGCAGTCCAGACCTAACCAGACGTGGGACAGAGAGCAGTCCAGACCTAACCAGACGGGGGACAGAGAGCAGTCCAGACCTAACCAGACGGGGGACAGAGAGCAGTCCAGACCTAACCAGACGGGGGACAGAGAGCAGTCCAGACCTAACCAGACGTGGGACAGAGAGCAGTCCAGAGCTAACCAGACGGGGGACAGAGAGCAGTCCAGAGCTAACCAGACGGGGGACAGAGAGCAGTCCAGAGCTAACCAGACGGGGGACAGAGAGCAGTCCAGACCTAACCAGACGGGGGACAGAGAGCAGTCCAGACCTAACCAGACGGGGGACAGAGAGCAGTCCAGACCTAACCAGACGTGGGACAGAGAGCAGTCCAGACCTAACCAGACGTGGGACAGAGAGCAGTCCAGACCTAACCAGACGGGGGACAGAGAGCAGTCCAGAGCTAACCAGACGGGGGACAGAGAGCAGTCCAGAGCTAACCAGACGGGGGACAGAGAGCAGTCCAGAGCTAACCAGACGGGGGACAGAGAGCAGTCCAGAGCTAACCAGACGGGGGACAGAGAGCAGTCCAGACCTAACCAGACGGGGGACAGAGAGCAGTCCAGAGCTAACCAGACGGGGGACAGAGAGCAGTCCAGACCTAACCAGACGGGGGACAGAGAGCAGTCCAGACCTAACCAGACGGGGGACAGAGAGCAGTCCAGAGCTAACCAGACGGGGGACAGAGAGCAGTCCAGAGCTAACCAGACGGGGGACAGAGAGCAGTCCAGAGCTAACCAGACGGGGGACAGAGAGCAGTCCAGACCTAACCAGACGGGGGACAGAGAGCAGTCCAGAGCTAACCAGACGGGGGACAGAGAGCAGTCCAGAGCTAACCAGACGGGGGACAGAGAGCAGTCCAGAGCTAACCAGACGGGGGACAGAGAGCAGTCCAGAGCTAACCAGACGGGGGACAGAGAGCAGTCCAGAGCTAACCAGACGGGGGACAGAGAGCAGTCCAGAGCTAACCAGACGGGGGACAGAGAGCAGTCCAGAGCTAACCAGACGTGGGACAGAGAGCAGTCCAGACCTAACCAGACGGGGGACAGAGAGCAGTCCAGAGCTAACCAGACGGGGGACAGAGAGCAGTCCAGACCTAACCAGACGTGGGACAGAGAGCAGTCCAGAGCTAACCAGACGGGGGACAGAGAGCAGTCCAGAGCTAACCAGACGGGGGACAGAGAGCAGTCCAGAGCTAACCAGACGGGGGACAGAGAGCAGTCCAGATGCACCGGTCCCGTCCCTCAGGGACATTCTCAAGTACGTTCAAAAGGTTGCTGGAAAGATATGTAAGTGTTACAAAGTACGGTGAACTGTGCCTGTGTACACCTCTGTATTGACTTAGTTTGGCCTCAGGGTGGCGCTCACTCCATGTCAGTGTTCCCTTCAGCTCACTGCCCTGCATGGACTGATGAGCTGTTTACTTTAAATGTGTTGTATGTTTATGTTtcagtgtgtgaggaccccaggaagaatagccaatgctcatgctagagCTAATGGGGATGCTAATAAAGACATAAGACATATATGTCTCTATATGTCTCTATTTGTCTCTATATCTCCTCTATATGTCTCTATTTGTCTCTATTTGTCCTCTCTATATATCTATAGGTCTGTATATGTCCTCTATATGTCTCTATATCTCCTCTATATCTCTCTATATATATCTCTTAATGTCTCTATATGTCTCTATTTGTCCTCTCTATATATCTATAGGTCTGTATATGTCCTCTATAGGTCTGTATATGTCCTCTATATGTCTGTATATGTCCTCTGTCTGTCCTCTCCAGATGTTGTGATGGATTTTGGCCCCGGATGATGCGTTCAGGGACACACAGTGGTGTCAGTGTTTCCATCACCCAGGCCTcagctgtctgtctctctgtctctctgtgtgtctctctctccctgtctgtgcactgtctgtctgtctgtctgtctccagCTGCAGGACACGGTGTCTCCGCTCAGAGGACACAGACCCCCCGGTGCTTTGTCTTACCGTGTGTCGCGTTCAGGCTCCGGGCTGCGGACCCGTCGCTCCTCCGCCGCTGTCCCTGGTCTCTCCGGGGGGTCTGTGTGTCTCCGTGTCTGTCCCGGTTTGTCCCGGTGTATCCCGGTTTGTCCCGGTGTCTCCCGGTTTGTCCCGGTTCTCCTCTGGTGTCTGCGTCTCTCGGCCTGTTTTAGTGGAGATGCCGTGCGCATGCGCAGAGGAGAAGGCGTCACACAGACTGAGAGCTTCTTGATAAAATGAAATAATGTTTGAAagaaaatacaattatttttaaataaaaaagaaaattatTTGTAAATGAATTCAGTAGTTCTTCCTTTATttgttcagaatcagaaacctgTTTTCGTCCCGCAGACTCTCCAGAAACACACTCAGCAGGTGAAACAAAGATCCGTCTCGAGCTCAGGGTGCCCTGCCTCTTCTGACCTGAGACGGTCAGTGTATGTTTCGGTCATTGGATTTTCTTTATCATGATCAAAAAGGGATTTACTAAACTTAAAAAACGGGATGATTTTCATTTTCTActtctcaaaacaaaaaataaagtcactagaaaacagaaacaaaaaagcTACCGTTTTTTCATATTCTGCTACCGGAAGTTACCTTACAAAATAAGAGCGCAGACGAAACTCACGGAAgttatttcaaaacaaaagcactcgtAGGCTTTGCTAAAATCACACTTTGAATTACTGCAGTATCCTGTTGAAGGAACTTATTATAAACACAGAGGCGTTTTCTCCCGGAGGCCGAGGGAAGCcagcttcccctgtttttttggattgtagttataattttaataaataaataaaaacccttcgtttagtttcggtagttctgtgttgtgtgttgctgccggccccattctcattgagtgtTTTACAAAGAgggaaacagcgcccctctgcATGTtgtggtgaaacagtagattgcactctctgctgtgagaggaggccagccgaaactggcttcccttggtgaaagaaaatggagggattgaccaatcagatgaggctcacgtcatgcccctgccgacctgtgattggtcagggccatgccaagggaagccagaggcggctggcttccctttgcctcacaatccaatcaaatcgcatcaacgtAGTgttgcagtgaggcgtcctgaaacccggaagtaagctgcgctcggtttccctcCACAGAGAGCAACGGGGTTTCTCCAGAGGCTTCAGGAACATAGCTGGAAATCAGGTCAGtggaaacgaacctgttagataaatgcacgttgtgttcagtcggataatatccacatggaATACAAACAcataatagagaaccgcagtgacgcgtcctaaaacacggatgtaaacttcttccggttccttcgtcaaaaacgcaatttctccataggattttgaaaaatagctcgaaataaggtctgtggttgacacacatttaagagaaggatcacgttttgttcagccggataatctccacatgtctcccctacttttataatttttgaatcataaatctagtcgccaaaagcgaaatgctaacgttatgctataaacgaacaccagccagtacagcagcagggtcgcacgacttcaacgtcacgccaacttaagatcgtttcaactgacttgcactgaaactgcactttgaacactttaaatatattaacattttaaactgtataccccggttatctaggccctttttgttttatgtataggctacatgtcacactgtgggaaacgatatttctggatgttataacacatgtagaatttgtttacaataaagctgactttgacttccgcgtgcttgcatattttaacaaagcttttcattttagccagactgaatttaactagaagtcatggctttcaattaccagtctgatatcgttttacaaagatgacaagaagagtgtagatagaggagagaaccactacaagtcaggacacgggcagcctagatgaaggtgtgcttaccggtgttgtcagggctagcatgagggacaaggtttatagagtgtcggtgagtagttatagcaagagtaccgttaacctagagttcattattcacattaattcccatcaacaaatccattttatgtgtcacatgaaatctttattaggcaaggcaagtttatttatacagcacttttcaacacatggcaattcaaagtgctttacacaaaatgaaagacattaagaaatggcatttaaaaccagtcatt carries:
- the LOC139433227 gene encoding trichohyalin-like encodes the protein MSSEIANQTGDREQSRPNQTGDREQSRPNQTGDREQSRPNQTGDREQSRPNQTWDREQSRANQTGDREQSRANQTGDREQSRPNQTGDREQSRPNQTGDREQSRPNQTGDTEQSRPNQTGDREQSRANQTGDREQSRANQTGDREQSRANQTGDREQSRANQTWDREQSRPNQTGDREQSRANQTGDREQSRANQTGDREQSRPNQTGDREQSRANQTGDREQSRANQTGDREQSRANQTGDREQSRPNQTGDREQSRPNQTWDREQSRPNQTGDREQSRANQTGDREQSRANQTGDREQSRPNQTGDREQSRPNQTGDTEQSRPNQTGDTEQSRANQTGDREQSRPNQTWDREQSRPNQTGDREQSRPNQTGDREQSRANQTWDREQSRPNQTGDREQSRPNQTWDREQSRANQTGDREQSRPNQTGDREQSRANQTGDREQSRPNQTGDREQSRANQTGDREQSRPNQTGDREQSRANQTGDREQSRPNQTWDREQSRPNQTGDTEQSRPNQTGDREQSRPNQTGDREQSRANQTGDREQSRPNQTGDREQSRPNQTWDREQSRPNQTGDREQSRANQTGDREQSRANQTGDREQSRPNQTGDREQSRPNQTGDREQSRPNQTGDREQSRPNQTGDREQSRPNQTGDREQSRPNQTGDREQSRPNQTGDREQSRPNQTGDREQSRPNQTGDTEQSRPNQTWDREQSRPNQTGDREQSRPNQTGDREQSRPNQTGDREQSRPNQTWDREQSRANQTGDREQSRANQTGDREQSRANQTGDREQSRPNQTGDREQSRPNQTGDREQSRPNQTWDREQSRPNQTWDREQSRPNQTGDREQSRANQTGDREQSRANQTGDREQSRANQTGDREQSRANQTGDREQSRPNQTGDREQSRANQTGDREQSRPNQTGDREQSRPNQTGDREQSRANQTGDREQSRANQTGDREQSRANQTGDREQSRPNQTGDREQSRANQTGDREQSRANQTGDREQSRANQTGDREQSRANQTGDREQSRANQTGDREQSRANQTGDREQSRANQTWDREQSRPNQTGDREQSRANQTGDREQSRPNQTWDREQSRANQTGDREQSRANQTGDREQSRANQTGDREQSRCTGPVPQGHSQML
- the LOC139433226 gene encoding uncharacterized protein is translated as MNVSSVPASPVSPASPASPASQRLQCLQRLQRLQRPSVSSVSSVPASPVSPASQRLQRLQRPSVSSVSSVPASPASPASQRLQRLQRLQRPSVSSVSSVSSVPASPVSPASPASQRLQCLQRPQRLQRPSVSSVSSVPASPASPASQRPQRLQRLQCLQRLQRPSVSSVSSVSSVPASQRLQRPSVSSVSSVSRVSSLSSVSRVSSVSVSPASPASPVSPASPGSPASPVSPASPGSPVSPASPGSPASQSLQRLQRLQSLQRLQGLQRLSLSSVSSVSSLSSVSRVSSVSVSPASPASPASPASQRLQRLQGPSVPASPASQRLQRPSGSGLQELSAHRAALCSATCRLLKSFPAALDRVTNRYSSCHRTNASRTNASRTNAYRTNASRTNASRTNAYRTNASRTNASRTNASRTNAYRTNAYRTNASRTNASRTNAYRTNASRTNASRTNAYRTNASRTNASRTNASRTNAYRTNASRTNASRTNAYRTNASRTNASRTNAYRTNASRTNASRTNAYRTNASRTNAYRTNASRTNAYRTNASRTCLLTPSHSHAALSVCSDQVIYDPGLYEHGVSLSCSISKCFKCG